A window from Gasterosteus aculeatus chromosome 14, fGasAcu3.hap1.1, whole genome shotgun sequence encodes these proteins:
- the plppr1 gene encoding phospholipid phosphatase-related protein type 1 isoform X2: protein MASNNTLRSYSIIPCFIFVELVIMSGTVLLAYYMECTDLFGVHMQGFFCNDAELMKPYPGAEETSFIPPLILYCVVAAAPTAIIFIGEVSMYVMKSTREALLAQEKTIVTGDCCYLNPLIRRIIRFVGVFAFGLFATDIFVNAGQVVTGGLSPYFLSVCKPNYTGTECRFNHQFIVNGNICTGNPAVVESARRSFPSKDASLSVYSAVYLTMYITSTIKTKSSRLAKPVLCLGTLCSAFLTGLNRVSEYRNHCADVVAGFILGSAIALFLGICVVNNFKGVHSAAAKLKTEDYRGLPLMTFPRVESPLETLSAQNHSASMTEVT from the exons CTCGTCATCATGTCCGGCACGGTGTTGTTGGCCTACTACATGGAGTGCACGGACCTGTTCGGCGTGCACATGCAGGGCTTCTTCTGCAACGACGCCGAGCTGATGAAGCCGTACCCCGGCGCGGAGGAGACCAGCTTCATCCCGCCTCTCATCCTTTACTGTGTGGTGGCTGCTGCTCCCACCGCTAta ATTTTCATTGGCGAGGTGTCCATGTACGTGATGAAGTCGACGAGGGAAGCCCTGCTGGCCCAGGAGAAGACCATCGTGACAGGAGACTGTTGTTACCTCAACCCCCTCATCCGCCGCATCATACGCTTCGTCG GTGTGTTTGCGTTTGGCCTGTTTGCCACAGACATCTTCGTCAACGCGGGCCAGGTGGTGACCGGAGGCCTCTCGCCCTACTTCCTATCTGTCTGCAAGCCCAACTACACCGGCACCGAGTGCCGCTTCAATCACCAGTTCATCGTCAACGGCAACATCTGCACCGGGAACCCCGCTGTCGTGGAGAGTGCTCGCCGGTCGTTCCCATCCAAGGACGCTTCGCTGAGCGTGTACTCTGCTGTGTACCTGACG ATGTACATCACCAGCACCATCAAGACCAAGTCCAGCCGCCTGGCCAAGCCGGTGCTGTGCCTGGGCACGCTCTGCTCGGCCTTCCTCACCGGCCTCAACCGAGTCTCCGAGTACCGGAACCACTGCGCCGACGTAGTGGCCGGGTTCATCCTGGGATCGGCCATTGCTCTGTTTCTG GGTATATGCGTTGTGAACAACTTCAAAGGCGTCCACAGCGCGGCGGCTAAACTGAAAACTGAAGACTACCGCGGTCTGCCTCTGATGACTTTCCCCCGTGTGGAGAGCCCTCTGGAGACCCTCAGTGCACAG AACCACTCGGCATCGATGACGGAGGTCACATGA
- the plppr1 gene encoding phospholipid phosphatase-related protein type 1 isoform X3 has translation MASNNTLRSYSIIPCFIFVELVIMSGTVLLAYYMECTDLFGVHMQGFFCNDAELMKPYPGAEETSFIPPLILYCVVAAAPTAIIFIGEVSMYVMKSTREALLAQEKTIVTGDCCYLNPLIRRIIRFVGVFAFGLFATDIFVNAGQVVTGGLSPYFLSVCKPNYTGTECRFNHQFIVNGNICTGNPAVVESARRSFPSKDASLSVYSAVYLTMYITSTIKTKSSRLAKPVLCLGTLCSAFLTGLNRVSEYRNHCADVVAGFILGSAIALFLGICVVNNFKGVHSAAAKLKTEDYRGLPLMTFPRVESPLETLSAQQ, from the exons CTCGTCATCATGTCCGGCACGGTGTTGTTGGCCTACTACATGGAGTGCACGGACCTGTTCGGCGTGCACATGCAGGGCTTCTTCTGCAACGACGCCGAGCTGATGAAGCCGTACCCCGGCGCGGAGGAGACCAGCTTCATCCCGCCTCTCATCCTTTACTGTGTGGTGGCTGCTGCTCCCACCGCTAta ATTTTCATTGGCGAGGTGTCCATGTACGTGATGAAGTCGACGAGGGAAGCCCTGCTGGCCCAGGAGAAGACCATCGTGACAGGAGACTGTTGTTACCTCAACCCCCTCATCCGCCGCATCATACGCTTCGTCG GTGTGTTTGCGTTTGGCCTGTTTGCCACAGACATCTTCGTCAACGCGGGCCAGGTGGTGACCGGAGGCCTCTCGCCCTACTTCCTATCTGTCTGCAAGCCCAACTACACCGGCACCGAGTGCCGCTTCAATCACCAGTTCATCGTCAACGGCAACATCTGCACCGGGAACCCCGCTGTCGTGGAGAGTGCTCGCCGGTCGTTCCCATCCAAGGACGCTTCGCTGAGCGTGTACTCTGCTGTGTACCTGACG ATGTACATCACCAGCACCATCAAGACCAAGTCCAGCCGCCTGGCCAAGCCGGTGCTGTGCCTGGGCACGCTCTGCTCGGCCTTCCTCACCGGCCTCAACCGAGTCTCCGAGTACCGGAACCACTGCGCCGACGTAGTGGCCGGGTTCATCCTGGGATCGGCCATTGCTCTGTTTCTG GGTATATGCGTTGTGAACAACTTCAAAGGCGTCCACAGCGCGGCGGCTAAACTGAAAACTGAAGACTACCGCGGTCTGCCTCTGATGACTTTCCCCCGTGTGGAGAGCCCTCTGGAGACCCTCAGTGCACAG CAATGA
- the plppr1 gene encoding phospholipid phosphatase-related protein type 1 isoform X5: MASNNTLRSYSIIPCFIFVEIFIGEVSMYVMKSTREALLAQEKTIVTGDCCYLNPLIRRIIRFVGVFAFGLFATDIFVNAGQVVTGGLSPYFLSVCKPNYTGTECRFNHQFIVNGNICTGNPAVVESARRSFPSKDASLSVYSAVYLTMYITSTIKTKSSRLAKPVLCLGTLCSAFLTGLNRVSEYRNHCADVVAGFILGSAIALFLGICVVNNFKGVHSAAAKLKTEDYRGLPLMTFPRVESPLETLSAQNHSASMTEVT, translated from the exons ATTTTCATTGGCGAGGTGTCCATGTACGTGATGAAGTCGACGAGGGAAGCCCTGCTGGCCCAGGAGAAGACCATCGTGACAGGAGACTGTTGTTACCTCAACCCCCTCATCCGCCGCATCATACGCTTCGTCG GTGTGTTTGCGTTTGGCCTGTTTGCCACAGACATCTTCGTCAACGCGGGCCAGGTGGTGACCGGAGGCCTCTCGCCCTACTTCCTATCTGTCTGCAAGCCCAACTACACCGGCACCGAGTGCCGCTTCAATCACCAGTTCATCGTCAACGGCAACATCTGCACCGGGAACCCCGCTGTCGTGGAGAGTGCTCGCCGGTCGTTCCCATCCAAGGACGCTTCGCTGAGCGTGTACTCTGCTGTGTACCTGACG ATGTACATCACCAGCACCATCAAGACCAAGTCCAGCCGCCTGGCCAAGCCGGTGCTGTGCCTGGGCACGCTCTGCTCGGCCTTCCTCACCGGCCTCAACCGAGTCTCCGAGTACCGGAACCACTGCGCCGACGTAGTGGCCGGGTTCATCCTGGGATCGGCCATTGCTCTGTTTCTG GGTATATGCGTTGTGAACAACTTCAAAGGCGTCCACAGCGCGGCGGCTAAACTGAAAACTGAAGACTACCGCGGTCTGCCTCTGATGACTTTCCCCCGTGTGGAGAGCCCTCTGGAGACCCTCAGTGCACAG AACCACTCGGCATCGATGACGGAGGTCACATGA
- the plppr1 gene encoding phospholipid phosphatase-related protein type 1 isoform X4, with product MASNNTLRSYSIIPCFIFVEIFIGEVSMYVMKSTREALLAQEKTIVTGDCCYLNPLIRRIIRFVGVFAFGLFATDIFVNAGQVVTGGLSPYFLSVCKPNYTGTECRFNHQFIVNGNICTGNPAVVESARRSFPSKDASLSVYSAVYLTMYITSTIKTKSSRLAKPVLCLGTLCSAFLTGLNRVSEYRNHCADVVAGFILGSAIALFLGICVVNNFKGVHSAAAKLKTEDYRGLPLMTFPRVESPLETLSAQSGSVGLACARST from the exons ATTTTCATTGGCGAGGTGTCCATGTACGTGATGAAGTCGACGAGGGAAGCCCTGCTGGCCCAGGAGAAGACCATCGTGACAGGAGACTGTTGTTACCTCAACCCCCTCATCCGCCGCATCATACGCTTCGTCG GTGTGTTTGCGTTTGGCCTGTTTGCCACAGACATCTTCGTCAACGCGGGCCAGGTGGTGACCGGAGGCCTCTCGCCCTACTTCCTATCTGTCTGCAAGCCCAACTACACCGGCACCGAGTGCCGCTTCAATCACCAGTTCATCGTCAACGGCAACATCTGCACCGGGAACCCCGCTGTCGTGGAGAGTGCTCGCCGGTCGTTCCCATCCAAGGACGCTTCGCTGAGCGTGTACTCTGCTGTGTACCTGACG ATGTACATCACCAGCACCATCAAGACCAAGTCCAGCCGCCTGGCCAAGCCGGTGCTGTGCCTGGGCACGCTCTGCTCGGCCTTCCTCACCGGCCTCAACCGAGTCTCCGAGTACCGGAACCACTGCGCCGACGTAGTGGCCGGGTTCATCCTGGGATCGGCCATTGCTCTGTTTCTG GGTATATGCGTTGTGAACAACTTCAAAGGCGTCCACAGCGCGGCGGCTAAACTGAAAACTGAAGACTACCGCGGTCTGCCTCTGATGACTTTCCCCCGTGTGGAGAGCCCTCTGGAGACCCTCAGTGCACAG AGCGGTTCAGTGGGGCTAGCCTGTGCCAGATCCACCTGA
- the plppr1 gene encoding phospholipid phosphatase-related protein type 1 isoform X1 yields MASNNTLRSYSIIPCFIFVELVIMSGTVLLAYYMECTDLFGVHMQGFFCNDAELMKPYPGAEETSFIPPLILYCVVAAAPTAIIFIGEVSMYVMKSTREALLAQEKTIVTGDCCYLNPLIRRIIRFVGVFAFGLFATDIFVNAGQVVTGGLSPYFLSVCKPNYTGTECRFNHQFIVNGNICTGNPAVVESARRSFPSKDASLSVYSAVYLTMYITSTIKTKSSRLAKPVLCLGTLCSAFLTGLNRVSEYRNHCADVVAGFILGSAIALFLGICVVNNFKGVHSAAAKLKTEDYRGLPLMTFPRVESPLETLSAQSGSVGLACARST; encoded by the exons CTCGTCATCATGTCCGGCACGGTGTTGTTGGCCTACTACATGGAGTGCACGGACCTGTTCGGCGTGCACATGCAGGGCTTCTTCTGCAACGACGCCGAGCTGATGAAGCCGTACCCCGGCGCGGAGGAGACCAGCTTCATCCCGCCTCTCATCCTTTACTGTGTGGTGGCTGCTGCTCCCACCGCTAta ATTTTCATTGGCGAGGTGTCCATGTACGTGATGAAGTCGACGAGGGAAGCCCTGCTGGCCCAGGAGAAGACCATCGTGACAGGAGACTGTTGTTACCTCAACCCCCTCATCCGCCGCATCATACGCTTCGTCG GTGTGTTTGCGTTTGGCCTGTTTGCCACAGACATCTTCGTCAACGCGGGCCAGGTGGTGACCGGAGGCCTCTCGCCCTACTTCCTATCTGTCTGCAAGCCCAACTACACCGGCACCGAGTGCCGCTTCAATCACCAGTTCATCGTCAACGGCAACATCTGCACCGGGAACCCCGCTGTCGTGGAGAGTGCTCGCCGGTCGTTCCCATCCAAGGACGCTTCGCTGAGCGTGTACTCTGCTGTGTACCTGACG ATGTACATCACCAGCACCATCAAGACCAAGTCCAGCCGCCTGGCCAAGCCGGTGCTGTGCCTGGGCACGCTCTGCTCGGCCTTCCTCACCGGCCTCAACCGAGTCTCCGAGTACCGGAACCACTGCGCCGACGTAGTGGCCGGGTTCATCCTGGGATCGGCCATTGCTCTGTTTCTG GGTATATGCGTTGTGAACAACTTCAAAGGCGTCCACAGCGCGGCGGCTAAACTGAAAACTGAAGACTACCGCGGTCTGCCTCTGATGACTTTCCCCCGTGTGGAGAGCCCTCTGGAGACCCTCAGTGCACAG AGCGGTTCAGTGGGGCTAGCCTGTGCCAGATCCACCTGA